AAACATTGGTGGCAGATGCTAGAAATAGATTGCTCTCTCAAAGTTTCTTTTGCTTTCTGGCAGCTGGCTaataaatcctttgaaaaaCCCTTGTTGCTTTGAACAATTCCCTTGTGCACTTTGTGGGAAGCAATATTAATTCATTGATAAGATCCTTTTCATTCCTGTTTTATTCATCGTCATCAAGGAATGACTGGTGAAGAATCAACATTTGTGATTTATGGGGTCTTGTTGAGcatgaaaagaaatgaagaaatcTAATGTAAAGGAAGTGAACAAATTAGCTAGCTGTCTTGGTGTGGACCTTGTTGTTGTGTTTATTGATGGCAAAGTTTAGAATTTTGGACCTCATGAGGAGTCAATAATCTCAGATATCTAAATCCAAggacatggaggaggaggatgacgATGACTTCCCTTTGTGGAGAAATTGGGTATTGGAGGGTGGCAGTGCTGGTAGTGGGGTGCCTCTATAGAGTCTCATTTGGTGGAGGGGATGCTGCAGAGACTGTGAAGCAAGTTGAGGAGGAGGCTGCAATGCAATAGTAGCATTATGAGGtaatgttgctgctgctgctgttgttgttgagGACAATTTGCGATCATAGTTTTCAGATTGATCAGTAATGGGGCAATCCATGTTTACACCAAACAACCTCAGTTTCTTTGCCGCTGCTTTCCCTTGGACTACCGGCACCGAGTCATACACCACTGGCTCGACAACCGCACCTCCTCCTAGCTGCCATTGCACCATCCCCATTCCAACTTGTTGTGGGGTTGGTTCAACTGCTGCTCCTGCTGATGATCTCATGTAAAAAACTGACCCAGAAGATGAACAAGGGTTTACCACATTGTTATAATTACCATATCCATGGCCATAATAACTGCCACCAGCATTGTAATAGGCATTTCTATTAGGATTAGACAAGTGGAGGTGGTCCCTCGGCAAAATTGGTGCTGTTGGCGGGCGCATGAGTAAAGGGCTCCAAGGGATTGATGAGAAAGGGTGGTTGTGGTGGTAGAGTTGGTGGTGAGAGGCGTGGTCCGGTGCATCCGGCCGGCGCCTCCAGTCAATGTACAAACGATCTTTACCCAATTCACCTACCCCTCTTTGAAACGACACAATATCACCAGCATCAAGCTTCTTCTCCTTCACAAAACGGCTCCAACCTTTAGTCATAACATAACTCTGGCTACTATTCCAGTACGAATACCTAAATGTCCAAGCTTTACCATTCCTATCctcaaaattcaataaaagcCCCTTCTCATTCGATGATGAATCTAAAGGAAAGTACTTCTCTGCGTGCTGTTTTGGGATCACAAGGCGATTTAGCTTTCCTACATCACTTGGAGTTACGACCTTATCAAACATGTGCTCCTTTTTTATCACCACACAGCTAGATTCTCCTCGGCCcccttcttcatcatcattgaCATCCATAAGGTCAAGTTTTGCGGCGGTGGAAGCTCCACTCTCATCAAATCTTGATGTATCTTGATCTTCTTGGTCATACTTGTTGCCTAGCCAAGAACCCATTTGGTGGTTCTCAAAGATTTGGCCTAAAGGGACCACAAGTTGGTTTTTTtgatgagaagaagaagatgaaggagatgaagaagatgagTACGAAGAAAAAGGGAGTCCTTTTCCTCTACTTATTTGATCTTCTTCACTAAAACCTGACCCAAACTCCATGTTTTtcctaataaaagaaaaaactctgtCTTTTCCTTCGGAAAGATCTAATATTAGCCAGCTAAGAAGAAGTAAAAATCAAAGGAGGGTAGCAAAAACTAGCAATAGCTTTCTTCTATGAAGAAAACGAGAAGAGAGAGGGGGGAGGGTGTTTGAAGGCAAATTGGTTATCAAAACAAACTAGTACTAGTAAAGTCTATCACTTTTTTAGGGTTAAAGATTATTCTCCTTCCATAATCTCAaagaccaagaaaataaaaacagataGGCAATAACTCCCATTTCAATGACAGTCGGTGCTATATTCTTTGACCAAGTTCAAGAGAAACCAAAACTAGACAACAAACACCTTCACATACGTTTCAAAGAGTGCAAGTTCCTCTAGTTGTTGACCTTAGAATGTGAAAACCAAAAATCAAGTATTAGAGTTGCAAGGGTGGGAATATGTGTGTGATTTTCTTACAGGGGCATTTCCCTGGAAGCTTCTCAAGTTAGGCAATTTTGCCTTTCTTCCTCCTGAATAAATTCTAAATCTTTGCTACTATCtttcttgagagagagagagggagagagagagcgtGAAAGAGAAAGAAGTGGAGGGCTGTGTTTATATGTAGGGACCTCATGTATTATTTGGTTGGGCTCATGTGAACTTGTCAATGTCATCGTCCTGGGTGGTATACATTAAAAATTTCTGCATTTCCCCCCCCCCATAAGATCCTAAAAAAGCCAGCTGTTTCGGAGAGAATGAGCTTCTAATCGTAATTGTTTTTACCCCCAACTAGCAATAAAAGCTTCAGTATGCTATTtactttattgtttctttacacaactttttttattattattaaactaattttataatcttaacGTTCATCTCACAGCTGCTGGTTCGATACTTGAAAAAAGTATGTTTACTTtgttaattaaacattttataGCTTTGTTAATCTCGTGatttcttgatgattttttttaaaaaaatttcaacatgattaaagattaaagagataaaagatctaaaaataataaaatctaaaaccaatgcaaaaaaataatagaaatgtaTTAAGATACTTGACTTCTCATCTTTATTTGAAATTCAAGAGTGTTATTGGACAAAAGTTTTCTTGggattttttggttaaaaataaaattcatctctTGGTGGGGTATCTCTTGATGTGTCCTAAAGACTTTTCAACGAGCTTCTTTTCCAATGACATACAATGGCTAAGAGTAAATTTCAGAGAAAAACATGGAATCTTCTTACTTTTAGTGTTACTTGGAGTATTTGGCCAACTAGAAATAATctgattttaaagaaaattcaactaGATTAGGAAGCATATTTTATTCTAACATCCCATTGATTGTTTGTCTGGGAAATAACTTCATCAGAAGTTAATTCAGACAGTGTCCCGGAGGTGTACAAACACCAATAATCAAAGGATTAAAGTAATacaaattgataatatttaaatttttagtagaTGGCCATTTAACAgcaatttgggttttttttataatgttttttttccaacttttacATTTAGCAATCTTTAGGTTTTGTAACAAAtaatttctccttcttctacTTTGGCCATCCTCTAAatggttattttaatataatcctctattatcatttaaaaaaaagcgTTTTTTGATTCACACAGGCAACTTTTACTCCCCATATATGGAAAGGAAGGGAACTGGAGAGGAAAGGGAATACAAGGAGAAGGTATATCTAAGTAACTAGGGTTGTTAGGGTTTTGACTTTGCTTTTCGTTCCATTTAATTCGTACGGATCACCCTGCTGCTTTAGCCAACAGGATAGAAAGGGATATGAGGGGGGGGGCTCTCAGAGGTAGCAAAAGTTGCAACAGTTTCCATTGCAGGGCGGCATGCAGTGATCCACATAGGCCCACCACCTATATCTCCCCGAATCTATGCCATGCCATGTTTAATGTCTGAAAAGATGAAGCTTCTGCTATGGCTCGATCTGTCTACTGGGATGAACCCTAGCTAGCAATGGTGAACAGGATGAGTAATTTCTTTGTTGGGTTCGGTCAAATTTTGAAGAATGCAAGAGACGAAGTGATGGGTTTTCAGAATCATTGATTATATGTCTATACGGTACTTTGAATTTCATTGAAACTTAGGCAGCTAATTTGGTGTCCAAGTGTGAAGTCAGAACACATCAATCACTTCATGTTCTTATAAGCCAACAACATGAGTGATTGATGAAATATGACATTGGGGTGTTCTGCTCACTTGGACCAATGTggcaaaacaataattaattgcCATTCTTTTCTTGACACAAttgtacaatatttttttttgtttttattttttaaggaaacTTGATATTATGGACAACTCtatatatgtaattttattcacatttttttttatatataatttatctctttcctttattgctttcctttatatttcttattcacattttattactttatttgtttttgccttgttgtttatttctttaagtgtgtgtgtctatattaAGCATTAAACAGTTAACACCTTCTATCTTTAAGAGATTTgtcaggaattttttttaaaaaaaattaaatagattcacaaataatttgatcatttacataataaatatataatttattatataatatgaatgaaatacaatttcaaattatatgaaataatgCCAAAGCAACTCTTCACTTAAGCaattaaaatcctttttttttttgttcaattataaTCCGTGTTAAATGGCTATCAAACTAAACTCACCAGCCATTATCACTATATTATATAAAGAGATAAGGAATAAATAAACTCACAGATAGACTCAAGGCACACTCCATGAACTCGCTTAATTAAACAAAGGTCGCTTcccatttctttaattttgaataatgatATTGTGAATTGCATTTGGACAAAGCTAGACATTGACAaactaattagaaaattaatctTGTAATGCTAACATGTCTGTGTCTTATTAGGCCACTCACTCTCCCACttgaattaatataattatgaacTATATGCTAATCCATgtgattaataaattaattaatcaaccaTCCATTTCTAGTGAATGCTTGGTATACAATTTTTAAACTACTAATTAAAGCTAATATTCTAATGACAATAAGATCAACTAGTTTGGCTGCTTTCGTCATCAGGGTGACGTTTAAGTTTATTGGTCTAATCAACCATTTAATCACTtgttatgattaattaattattaattacagtttttttaaagtattttttgtgattaaatatattaaaataatatttttttaaatttttaaaaattatttttaaaatcagtatattaaaacaatccaaaacatataaaaaaattaatttttacaaaaaaaatattttttttgggaatacgcggtttgcaccgcgttcccaaatGTTTTTAAGATGACTTGCTATGACtaactaattattaattacAAGTTAATTATGTAATTACGGATTCTTTGGActtgatatatttgtttttttttatagtaatgacttgatttaatataaaagacCAATTGCCTTACACCCCATTTCAAATTAACCCCAACTTGTTATCTTATCTCTTGCTCGTATCTCAAAAACACAGAAAACTTTGAGCTAATCCAGCCCCTGAAATTCTTGGTCTTACTATTATTGTTCCCTTTACCATTACGATACAGACATTTAATTTCTAGATTAAATATTGCAACTTCCTAATGCATCCCCCTACTTTGTGTTCATTGAGTACACGTAGGCTATAATTTAGTTAGGTAATTGAGTTGGTAAAATGACTATAAATCATAATCGAGTGCCCCCTTTTAGGCCATATGAAGTTATAATTTCTTAcaacatatttttcaaaccatCTAAATTGAatccaatttaaaaattttaatgaaatattatcTTTCGAATTCTTTTACGtgttataaattgaattttaaatgaaattcaatttttttaaatactataaaattaagtaaataagAGGTCAACTCTTATGATttaccatttcaaaaaaaaaaaaaaatattagaactaAGTTTTCTAAAATATCGTTGtagtcattttttaaaagatttttaaagaaataagatgaaggtaataaataataatataaaaaataaaattatttaaatttatttattaattaaatttaaattaaatactataattaaatctaattataattataatagatATTTGGTTTTAAATAAACTGCTACCGCAAAATATTAGTATTATTTCTATTGAGTTTTATCAAGACGCGTGAAGAATCTAGACTTTGGCTTTTGGAAAGACAAAAATGTGTAATTTTGGGATGGCCATTTCATTAATTAGGACTTCTTTGAAATGTTTCTAAGAATAAAGaggattttgattattttttaaagacttTGGTGGGCCAGattcaattattatttgattagatGGTGTAGTTTTatctttactatttttttttttgttttttttattatggttttcGGTATTATTAAATAAGTGGGAGATTGTTTTGAgccacaagaaattaaaaattgggCCAAAGGATGTGATAGAACAATATGGAGAAAtttggaattttcttttataataatcGAGTTTTTGGAATTAATCCTTCTTTGTTACATAAGATGTAATTCTATATGAAACTTTTGTCTAATAgcttaaatgattaaatttgatgGTTATTTGATAATCTTAGAAAAGTATagaattcatattaatataattttatgttttaagccttttttattaatttttttcacaatctaCTCTTAGATTCAAATCCAATATAATTACAAACCATCTTAATTACCACTTCCTCCTAACGCATTAAGAATAATTTTGATTCCATATTTAAGGATGAATAATGCTGAAAATGCAAAGGTTTTCTACTAAATATATGTGGGAATCCATGGTAAATGTATATAAATTCTGTAATGGTAATTATAACTGCTTATATCGTGAAGATaaaccctttgttttttttagaagggTTAGAAATTTTATGAGAGGGATATTATGAATTCTTTTATTGAAGATTTtggattaattataatttttaagagactAGTATGAAAACATACCTAAAATTTTGATACTAAATTGATTTTCAGAAACTATTacgtgtgttagagaataatataaattatattttggaacCTCAATTAACAACTTAAGCTTgtgggttgagatgattatttgacataGTATCAGAGTTTTGATTATCAAGtaaatcacgagtttgaatctcactatcattttattttttttaaaaaaaattaagtacaaggtaATGTAGGGCTTGTCCAAGTATCGAGCTCCAAAGAGCTTTTTACTTGAGAGagtgtattagagaataatataaatcatatcctgaaacATTACCCAACAACTCAAATTTTTGGATTGAGatagtttataataattattatttagtaaAATATATCTCTAGCATTATGGATATGGTCTTAAAtcaccattatatatatatatatatatatatatatatatatatgtgggaAATGCTTCTTGATAATTACACATATCGTTTTCAACCTCATTGATTGCCTGGCTGGGTTCTTATCCCATATTATGATAATGAAGAATATGAGGAGGATCTAGCTCGTCCTTGATTACTAGAGGGACTAAAactcaataattgatcatgttGATGGATGAACACTTACTCATAGGTTGTCTGTTGCCCAAAAATTTGCGGAATCAACATAAAATGACTGTTGTACCGCATGGCATTACCAATAAATGTTGTAGCATAAGACAGACCAAATTCTttttctgatgttttttttttttcatgtgacaTATTGCTGATAAAATATAGTATTTATCTACATCAAAGCTGATGATAATATTCTTTTATCTTTACAGCTTGTATTCCCGCATTCAGCCGCCAGTGACTGGCTTTCGTCAGTACagtcaaaaatcaaattagaaaacCATAAACCCTTTACCACCCACAGAACGAAAGGGTGGTGTTAATTAAACCATTTAAAGTACTAATTAATCATGCCTTTCCATTGtctgtaatgatttttttttctttgtttatgggAAAATACATGTTAATTGCACATTAAAATTGCTGTTTAATCACCTCATGCATGAGCTTGCTATAgtctattttaaaatatgatcgAAAGATTtcgatttcattaattttatgaagCACCAATCAATCAATTCTCGGTTGATTTATTCTCCCTACTCAAGGAGCCAAGCCCAGAAATTTGCAAGTCTTGTCacaattttccttcttttactACTTCCTTTTCTCTGGTATTATTCATGCATATCACTATCTTGATGAACACAAGGGGCAGCACGCGGGCACATAATTCTTGTGGGAGGCTAAGTGGGGTACGTGAAGAGAGCAGCAAGCAAATAGAGTGAGCTGCAAAGATGAAGGGTGACTCGTTGGCACTTTACAGATTCCTATCAAAATCATGTTAGGATGTGATGGATTATATTTTACTGTATTTATGTTTACGTGTATCTCCTAAAATCTGACAATATATACACTTTATTATCATTAAAGTCaagtcaagaatatattttagttGGATGGATAGAAacgaaaacataaaataaatatttttaggttaattttaaagtaaatttttatattttatgtaccaatgaattaaaaaaagctcaaaaagTATTACTCTGTTTAATTAGGCCTAATGAACCGAGAATATTGACTACGTACAGCGGTTATCAACCTAACAAATTCGGCTAATTAATTATTACCCCCTAGCTAGTTCATTTCAATGTTGTCATGATAAATCTCTGCTGCTAATAATCTATTGATCTTGAATTTCTCAAGATGCATGGTTAGGGTATGTAAGTCTTGTCATAGACACCATTAATGAATTCCGAAGccaacatttatatatatatttcaaaggaAAGTATACAAGTCATTGAGAAAGTTCCTTTGAACATTCAAAAGtcttactatttttttagatcaatatttattataaaacaaaatcaagtgaCAATTTATATTAAGCCAGGTTAGCTGTTGATCTAGCTGTTGCCCAATTCTCCTGCTCAGGATCATCACCAATGGGATTCCCACCTTTTGGTAGAGGAGAATAGTTTAATAAAATCTCCAATAAAGCTTAGGTTCCAAGGCAAATCAAGGCTAAAAGAATGCAGTCCAGCTTATACTAGCACTGTAGGGTTAGAAGAATTTTAAGCAATCTCCTCCAGTTAGATTTCAATTCATGAATATTCTTTGAATTATCATGATTTCGATCATCAATTGGATCTAGTTAGTCAATCCCTCCCATACTTTTGTcaaggaaaatgaaattaagGAAGCTTCACGTgaacttgttttaattaattgctTGATGTCGTAGCATAGAATCTCATTGACAAGCCATGCATGCCCCAAGATTATTAATTGTTGTTTGAAACTAATCAATTGCTTCCAAAGAACATGGACCTAGcaagaataaattaaagaattggGATCGAAAGGATCACAGCTTGTGTGCCATGCACATCAAGCAAGCTAGCTATCATCCATGAACGATAAGTCAAGCAATGTACCAGAGGATCGATGGGGAAGATAACCATTGTTGTGTAACCTGTTAGAGGTGTTTGTGTACTAGCTAGCTCACTTATTAAAAGACTGCCGAGTTGATGTTTAAGTGCCTGTAGTTCTATCAAGCTTTCCCTTTTATTCTTCACCTTCCCTCCCCACCCTAGATAAATTTAGGACAATAGGGCTCCACTGTTATTGTGAAAGAATTCCAGTAGTCATATCTGTTGATGATAAAAGGATTCCATCAGTTTTCTTCAACTTTAAACAGTGGATATGGAAGTTCCTGTCGTGTACATCAAGTTTTTGAGGGGGACCTCTCTCGATCTATCTCTCTGATTTCTTGACAAAAGTATGCAACACAAACACAGAGGAAACACAAGTTTTCAAGCTTAATTTTCCCTTCGCCAGCTTTTTctactaattaattttaatcttgTGTACTTGTGTTCATCCAAAATAGGAAAACTTCTGTGCCTCGTTAAAGGCTAGTTCAATTCATGGTTCGGATTGCAAATATTAGGATTTGGAGCAtgatttcagaaaaaaaatctagcaaacaaacaaaagaaagctaAGCTCAATGAGGCATGGCCTTGTTGAGATAAGTTTTGGACCACCGCGCGCTTTCAAACTCCACTGGACCACCAAGCTGGAATACTCCACCTCCAGTTGACGGCTATCttgttttatctttcaatatgtTATTAGGTGCGTATGCATGCGTCCATGCCCGTGTTGTGTTGAAAGTAGAATTGAATTTTCGTTTAAATTGTTTCATCTTTTTATGTGtctttatatgtgtgtgttcgTGTTCCCACGCATGAGTTGAGGGCAagatttaatgttattttaaacaaatcatatggttaattttggaaaaaaaattcacaccaataattaatataattcagtATGTATTATCTCTTATTTCATATTAATTGAGAtcaattattgatttaattttaatttgggaGGTGATTAGTCATGctataattaaaaactagaaATTTCTCAACTAGGTAGCTGCAAGTTGTAAGTTGTAAGTTGCAAGTTGAACTCTAGCTCTATGGCAACTAAATCCAGCTCAACGCATGTGTGAGACAGGAAACTAAGGGCTATAAATTTAACCAATTgggagattttaaaaatattttaggggCTCAATGCAAAAGCAACAGattgttttcatctgttttgaTATCGTAActatgatattaaataatataaaactagaTGGATTTCATGTGCTGTGTAGTGAgccagattaatatttttttttctctcaatatgGATGATTGAGTGatgctagtgttttttttaaataaataaaaataaaaaatctaggtCATTAACTCGACTAGGTTTACTAAACTTAGCTAATTTaataatagaattaaaaaataatggtaaataaatgaattataaaaataacaatgattaACTACAAAACGTGAACGCTTGATAATATAATGGAAAGATATTCTCTAATATTCTTAAAaggtttcaataattttatttaataataaagtaaaaattaaataagaatggataaccctataaaaaataaaatgaaaataaaattaaagctcaatttctaacatataaaatattgaaagataaaattttaaaaaaaagtaaaaaaaaaaaaagatccgaGCCCACTCGAGTTACCCAACCAAATTTTTAATCTTATCATGAGAttaggataacctcataaaaaataaattgaataaaattatgaaatttaattctcaaaacAACACAATGTCAAACAgtgaaactttttaaaaaagaaaaaaataaataaaagaaaaataatccaaGTTAACTCGT
This is a stretch of genomic DNA from Populus alba chromosome 11, ASM523922v2, whole genome shotgun sequence. It encodes these proteins:
- the LOC118040751 gene encoding B3 domain-containing transcription factor NGA1, whose product is MEFGSGFSEEDQISRGKGLPFSSYSSSSSPSSSSSHQKNQLVVPLGQIFENHQMGSWLGNKYDQEDQDTSRFDESGASTAAKLDLMDVNDDEEGGRGESSCVVIKKEHMFDKVVTPSDVGKLNRLVIPKQHAEKYFPLDSSSNEKGLLLNFEDRNGKAWTFRYSYWNSSQSYVMTKGWSRFVKEKKLDAGDIVSFQRGVGELGKDRLYIDWRRRPDAPDHASHHQLYHHNHPFSSIPWSPLLMRPPTAPILPRDHLHLSNPNRNAYYNAGGSYYGHGYGNYNNVVNPCSSSGSVFYMRSSAGAAVEPTPQQVGMGMVQWQLGGGAVVEPVVYDSVPVVQGKAAAKKLRLFGVNMDCPITDQSENYDRKLSSTTTAAAATLPHNATIALQPPPQLASQSLQHPLHQMRLYRGTPLPALPPSNTQFLHKGKSSSSSSSMSLDLDI